Proteins from a single region of Pyramidobacter porci:
- a CDS encoding efflux RND transporter periplasmic adaptor subunit — protein sequence MGRHDVKSATQARERPERKRPSASSPLSPAPEKRVQPGAPARDAPDAPPPSGRGKLKWPVRPRLRRSLELPDLNENDAAPQTERTSRSPRPAEEKTPDRGARVQGAVAKSVPLSKTEREKPRPATPEPRQSVSAPRPEKAPEKREPWPVRFLRVVLATGICALAAGFYFLWARQSAEEAMPPLFMPQPYFYEEEQPVHALLLWHEKVLTAPSGGTVQLAYGGKVAAVADDEVVATVLARGRTTTIRTPARGYFLPAIDGAEDRWDYPTLWLGSGLLPKAPELRWIEDLKPLDTAVRAVGKLIYLPQEPRAIFYLDLTDRLRTGLERGSISIRRESKGPKWTARVRVYVKYGDERAKVALDMPYFPMDMALSREVDFLVCSDEDAGLVVPDSAVTIRRGTYGVFELVGDRLVFRSVTGKPIEDGRFFIASGLSAGNPVILEAANAEEKRVRLW from the coding sequence ATGGGACGACATGACGTAAAATCAGCAACGCAGGCACGCGAAAGGCCGGAGCGAAAGCGTCCGTCCGCTTCGTCTCCGCTTTCGCCGGCACCGGAAAAGCGCGTGCAGCCGGGCGCGCCGGCGCGGGATGCTCCCGACGCGCCGCCTCCTTCCGGACGCGGAAAGCTCAAATGGCCCGTCCGTCCGCGGCTGCGGCGTTCGCTCGAACTGCCGGATCTGAACGAAAACGACGCGGCGCCGCAGACCGAGCGGACCAGCCGTTCTCCCCGCCCCGCCGAGGAAAAAACGCCGGACAGGGGGGCGCGAGTGCAAGGGGCGGTCGCGAAGAGCGTCCCGCTTTCGAAAACGGAACGCGAAAAGCCTCGCCCGGCCACGCCGGAACCGCGGCAAAGCGTTTCCGCGCCGCGCCCGGAAAAAGCGCCCGAAAAGAGAGAGCCGTGGCCCGTCCGCTTTCTGCGCGTCGTCCTTGCAACCGGCATCTGCGCGCTGGCCGCCGGATTCTATTTTCTGTGGGCCAGGCAGAGCGCGGAAGAGGCTATGCCGCCTCTGTTCATGCCGCAGCCCTATTTCTACGAGGAAGAGCAGCCGGTTCACGCGCTGCTGCTCTGGCATGAAAAAGTGCTCACCGCTCCGTCGGGCGGCACGGTGCAGCTGGCTTACGGCGGCAAAGTAGCGGCCGTGGCCGACGACGAAGTGGTGGCGACCGTGCTGGCGCGCGGACGCACGACCACGATCCGCACGCCGGCGCGGGGATACTTTTTGCCGGCTATCGACGGTGCGGAAGACCGCTGGGATTATCCGACGCTGTGGCTCGGCTCCGGCTTGCTTCCCAAAGCGCCGGAACTGCGCTGGATCGAGGATCTGAAGCCGCTCGACACGGCCGTCCGCGCGGTGGGCAAACTGATTTATCTGCCTCAGGAGCCGCGCGCGATTTTTTACCTTGATCTGACCGACCGGCTGCGGACCGGTCTGGAGCGCGGCTCCATTTCCATCCGCCGCGAGTCGAAGGGGCCGAAGTGGACGGCGCGCGTGCGCGTGTACGTGAAGTACGGCGACGAGCGCGCCAAAGTGGCGCTCGACATGCCCTATTTCCCCATGGATATGGCGCTGTCGCGCGAGGTGGACTTTCTCGTCTGTTCCGACGAGGATGCGGGGCTGGTGGTGCCGGACTCGGCGGTGACGATCCGCCGCGGCACCTACGGCGTTTTCGAGCTGGTCGGCGACCGGCTCGTCTTCCGCAGCGTCACCGGAAAGCCCATCGAAGACGGCCGTTTTTTCATCGCCTCGGGGCTTTCTGCCGGAAATCCTGTTATACTTGAAGCGGCAAATGCCGAAGAAAAGAGGGTGCGGTTATGGTAG
- a CDS encoding O-antigen ligase family protein, whose product MECDDASLPKAASDEKGAFRNALFFLLFAVSLTLPNLVYSGTSFFQTLHLMKWCFALVPVGLLALCAGGQTLLDGERGPLRLDVMGLYWLFFLVFVTLQPLWVPLRSVPGWQREWFFFAGCVVFYLAAFSFFKENWLRPILWMAALNATINGIFAELQVRGMVAPLRGLKLVMQTPGHYIGNTGQQNMFALWLAMALFSSLFLFVCYGGLFAKNFRNKLMIAGNLSFYMIMSWCLIRSTSRSGILAFWVGTLAMALMIFFTSRDRAQLKRAALGIALFFAVLAVFILADTGRGFDFLLKTRDMIKNIADIAARREIWQTSQQVGAFRPLTGVGLGQFKWHYLQGQHVAMTLDPTMKWQFTYWAHNEILQWFCEFGLGGVASLLLAGLVWLAALCRCVRRHRGRRLPMEFLWGSSFLFLVWFDALWTRPFHRIENSLWAALAFALCSRHLFRDEEGVSAPKKLPSLFYRLTGAFMLAAAVGGFWFGIDGIRADLLLRRAESFTDDVEEKARLMNIARHSPMVRDLAEHELAMLRLRLGEKLGDREIIADGLNQLIACFVQQPTAEDFATLMDYARRSNIASLLEFLEPYAPPSPPPAAGAAG is encoded by the coding sequence GTGGAATGTGACGACGCTTCGCTGCCGAAAGCCGCGTCCGATGAAAAAGGCGCGTTCCGCAACGCGCTCTTCTTCCTGCTGTTCGCGGTCAGTCTGACGCTGCCGAATCTGGTGTATTCAGGCACTTCGTTCTTTCAGACGCTGCACTTGATGAAGTGGTGCTTCGCGCTGGTCCCCGTCGGTCTGCTCGCGCTCTGCGCGGGCGGGCAGACGCTGCTCGACGGGGAACGCGGGCCGCTGCGCCTCGACGTTATGGGGCTTTATTGGCTGTTCTTCCTGGTTTTCGTGACGCTGCAGCCGCTGTGGGTGCCGCTCCGTTCCGTGCCCGGCTGGCAGCGCGAATGGTTCTTTTTCGCCGGCTGCGTCGTCTTCTATCTGGCGGCGTTCTCCTTTTTCAAGGAAAACTGGCTGCGTCCGATCCTCTGGATGGCGGCGCTGAACGCCACGATCAACGGGATTTTCGCCGAGCTGCAGGTACGCGGCATGGTCGCGCCGCTCCGGGGCCTGAAGCTGGTCATGCAGACGCCGGGGCACTACATCGGCAACACGGGACAGCAGAACATGTTCGCGTTATGGCTGGCGATGGCGCTGTTCTCGTCGCTGTTCCTCTTCGTCTGCTACGGCGGCCTTTTCGCCAAAAATTTCCGGAACAAGCTTATGATCGCCGGCAACCTGTCCTTCTATATGATCATGTCGTGGTGTCTGATCCGTTCCACAAGCCGTTCGGGGATCCTGGCGTTCTGGGTGGGGACGCTGGCGATGGCGCTGATGATCTTCTTCACTTCGCGGGACCGCGCTCAGCTCAAACGCGCCGCCCTCGGCATCGCTCTGTTCTTCGCCGTGCTGGCCGTGTTCATTCTCGCCGACACGGGACGGGGCTTCGACTTTTTGCTGAAGACGCGCGACATGATCAAAAACATCGCCGACATCGCCGCCCGCCGGGAAATTTGGCAGACGTCGCAGCAGGTCGGCGCGTTTCGGCCGCTGACCGGCGTCGGTCTGGGGCAGTTCAAATGGCACTATCTTCAGGGGCAGCACGTCGCCATGACGCTCGATCCTACCATGAAATGGCAGTTCACCTACTGGGCGCACAACGAAATCCTGCAGTGGTTCTGCGAGTTCGGCCTGGGGGGCGTTGCGTCGCTGCTGCTGGCCGGTCTGGTCTGGCTGGCGGCGTTGTGCCGCTGCGTGCGCCGCCACCGCGGCCGCCGGCTGCCCATGGAGTTCCTCTGGGGAAGTTCGTTCCTGTTCCTGGTCTGGTTCGACGCGCTCTGGACGCGCCCGTTCCACCGCATCGAGAATTCGCTCTGGGCCGCCCTCGCCTTCGCGCTTTGCAGCCGCCATCTTTTCCGGGACGAAGAGGGCGTGTCCGCGCCGAAGAAATTGCCTTCGCTGTTCTACCGCCTGACGGGCGCGTTCATGCTCGCCGCGGCGGTGGGCGGATTCTGGTTCGGCATCGACGGCATCCGCGCCGACTTGCTGCTGCGCCGCGCCGAAAGCTTCACCGACGACGTGGAGGAAAAAGCCCGGCTCATGAACATCGCCCGTCACAGTCCGATGGTGCGCGACCTGGCGGAACACGAGCTGGCCATGCTGCGCCTGCGCTTGGGCGAAAAGCTCGGCGACCGCGAGATCATCGCCGACGGCCTCAATCAGCTGATCGCCTGCTTCGTTCAGCAGCCCACGGCAGAGGACTTCGCCACGCTGATGGACTACGCGCGCCGATCCAACATCGCCTCGCTGCTCGAATTTCTCGAACCGTACGCGCCGCCCTCGCCGCCGCCTGCAGCCGGGGCGGCAGGCTGA